One Epidermidibacterium keratini DNA segment encodes these proteins:
- a CDS encoding vitamin K epoxide reductase family protein: MERLATDDRVEENDNLADEGFVDDDAQYDDLEEESYDVDERDRAPRSLGWILTLGGIFGFLGAFILTIERLELLKDPNYMPTCSIDSVLQCSAVMTSNQAEAFGFPNPIIGIIAFPIVILTGVLALARVDLPAWYWRWTMVGMLYGLVFVGWLISQSLYEIRALCPYCMVVWAAMIPMFWRTLGYAASSGKFGDAVAESAVGRVLGRYWWAFMIATYVLVIGLVLQAFPYYFF; encoded by the coding sequence ATGGAACGCCTAGCCACGGACGATCGCGTCGAGGAGAACGACAACCTCGCTGACGAGGGGTTTGTCGACGACGACGCCCAGTACGACGACCTTGAGGAGGAGTCGTACGACGTCGACGAGCGCGATCGCGCGCCTCGCAGCCTCGGCTGGATCCTGACTCTGGGTGGCATCTTCGGGTTCCTCGGTGCCTTCATCCTGACCATTGAGCGGCTTGAGCTGCTCAAGGACCCCAACTACATGCCGACCTGCAGCATCGACTCGGTCCTGCAGTGCAGCGCGGTGATGACCTCCAACCAAGCCGAGGCCTTCGGGTTCCCGAACCCGATCATCGGCATCATCGCGTTTCCCATCGTGATCCTGACCGGCGTACTCGCCCTGGCGCGGGTCGACCTGCCGGCGTGGTACTGGCGCTGGACGATGGTCGGGATGCTCTACGGCCTGGTGTTCGTGGGCTGGCTGATCAGCCAGAGCCTCTACGAGATCCGCGCGCTATGCCCCTACTGCATGGTCGTGTGGGCGGCGATGATCCCGATGTTCTGGCGCACACTCGGCTATGCCGCCTCCAGCGGCAAGTTCGGTGATGCCGTCGCCGAGAGCGCGGTCGGCCGGGTCCTCGGCCGCTACTGGTGGGCGTTCATGATCGCCACCTACGTGCTGGTCATCGGGCTCGTGCTGCAGGCGTTCCCCTACTACTTCTTCTAG
- the pheS gene encoding phenylalanine--tRNA ligase subunit alpha produces MSGPNDPYDPKQVAALSPQSLQAAVTAAVVAFDDAADIDALQAVRSAHLGDRAPILLARREIGALPPQAKADAGKRVNEARTAVQDAFDERKQVLQQQRDEQVLREEAVDVTLPTARRRVGARHPITTVGERIADVFIGMGYEVAEGPEADTEWHVFDALNTPRDHPARGLQDTIFLDPPEAGVVLRTHTSSGQIRSLLTRELPVYVVVPGRVYRDDPMDATHLPVFHQAEGLAVDKGLTMAHLRGTLDRYAQAMFGPEARTRLRPHFFPFTEPSAEVDLWFPQAKGGPRWIEWGGCGMVDPNVLRACDIDPDEYSGFAFGMGIDRTVMFRNGIADLRQFVDGDVRFTRHFGMEQ; encoded by the coding sequence ATGTCGGGACCTAACGACCCCTACGACCCCAAGCAGGTCGCCGCGCTCTCTCCGCAGTCGCTGCAGGCTGCCGTCACCGCGGCGGTCGTCGCCTTTGACGACGCCGCGGACATCGACGCGCTGCAGGCAGTGCGCTCGGCGCATCTGGGTGACCGGGCGCCGATTCTGCTTGCGCGACGCGAGATCGGGGCCCTTCCGCCGCAGGCCAAAGCCGACGCCGGCAAGCGGGTCAACGAGGCGCGCACCGCCGTCCAGGACGCGTTTGACGAGCGCAAGCAGGTGCTGCAGCAGCAGCGCGATGAGCAGGTGCTGCGCGAGGAGGCCGTCGACGTCACGTTGCCGACCGCTCGCCGCCGTGTCGGCGCGCGTCACCCGATCACGACCGTCGGCGAGCGCATCGCCGACGTGTTCATCGGCATGGGCTACGAGGTCGCCGAGGGCCCGGAGGCCGACACCGAGTGGCACGTCTTCGATGCCCTCAACACCCCGCGCGACCACCCGGCCCGCGGCTTGCAGGACACCATCTTCCTGGATCCGCCGGAGGCGGGCGTCGTACTGCGCACCCACACCTCCTCGGGGCAGATCCGCTCGCTGCTCACCCGCGAGCTGCCGGTGTACGTCGTCGTGCCGGGCCGGGTATATCGAGATGATCCGATGGATGCCACGCACCTGCCGGTCTTCCACCAAGCCGAGGGTCTGGCCGTCGATAAGGGCCTGACGATGGCTCATCTGCGCGGCACGCTCGACCGCTACGCACAGGCGATGTTCGGCCCCGAGGCACGCACCCGGCTGCGCCCGCACTTCTTCCCGTTCACCGAGCCCAGCGCCGAGGTCGACCTGTGGTTCCCGCAGGCGAAGGGCGGTCCGCGCTGGATCGAGTGGGGCGGTTGCGGAATGGTCGACCCCAACGTCCTGCGCGCCTGCGATATCGATCCCGATGAATATTCAGGCTTTGCTTTTGGCATGGGGATCGACCGCACGGTGATGTTCCGTAACGGCATCGCCGACCTGCGGCAGTTCGTCGACGGTGACGTTCGGTTCACCCGGCACTTCGGAATGGAGCAGTAG
- a CDS encoding cyclase family protein — protein sequence MPVLSELLAALRGGTVEIIDLTAPLTSTTPVIALPPEFGQTARFELEEISAYDDRGPAWYWNNFRTGEHTGTHFDAPNHWVTGKGKADIASVPTQHLIAPAAVLDVTEQVAANPDFLIERSDIEAWESENGPVPEGGWLIVRTGWDARSESQEDFLNADDAGPHTPGLSADCARWVAEESSLIGLGVETVGTDAGQAPTFDPMFPCHSYLMGNDKYGLTQLQNVAQLPATGAVIVAGPLPIVTGSGSPARVLALVERS from the coding sequence ATGCCCGTCCTTTCCGAACTTCTTGCGGCCTTGCGAGGCGGCACCGTCGAGATCATCGACCTCACCGCGCCGCTCACGAGTACGACACCGGTCATCGCGCTGCCTCCGGAGTTCGGGCAGACCGCCCGTTTCGAGCTGGAGGAGATCAGCGCGTACGACGACCGCGGACCGGCCTGGTACTGGAACAACTTCCGCACCGGAGAGCACACCGGCACCCACTTCGACGCGCCCAACCACTGGGTGACCGGCAAGGGCAAGGCCGACATCGCCTCGGTGCCCACTCAGCACCTGATCGCACCGGCCGCCGTACTCGACGTCACCGAGCAGGTCGCGGCCAATCCGGACTTCCTCATCGAGCGTTCGGACATCGAGGCGTGGGAGTCCGAGAACGGCCCGGTGCCCGAGGGCGGCTGGCTGATCGTGCGGACCGGGTGGGACGCGCGATCAGAGTCTCAGGAGGACTTCCTGAACGCCGACGACGCCGGTCCCCACACGCCCGGGCTGTCGGCTGACTGCGCACGGTGGGTCGCCGAGGAGTCCTCACTGATCGGGCTCGGCGTCGAGACGGTCGGCACCGACGCCGGCCAGGCGCCGACGTTCGATCCGATGTTTCCCTGTCACTCCTATCTGATGGGCAACGACAAGTACGGCCTGACGCAACTGCAGAATGTGGCGCAGCTGCCGGCGACCGGCGCGGTGATCGTCGCCGGACCGCTGCCGATCGTGACCGGCTCCGGATCGCCGGCGCGCGTGCTCGCGCTCGTCGAACGGTCGTGA
- a CDS encoding type II toxin-antitoxin system VapC family toxin, which translates to MLLADVNVFIHAHRPDTESSQEYAAWLTRALTGPEPFGVSSLVLSGFLRIVTNHRVFADPTPPDVALAFCEDVRSAPAAVMTLPGPRHWQIFRQLCEATGARGNVVPDAYLAALAIEHGATWISTDTGFARFPGLRWRRPLD; encoded by the coding sequence ATGCTGCTCGCTGACGTCAACGTCTTCATTCACGCCCACCGCCCGGACACCGAGTCCTCGCAGGAGTACGCCGCGTGGCTGACCCGGGCCCTCACCGGGCCGGAACCATTCGGGGTGAGCAGCCTCGTGCTTTCGGGGTTCCTACGGATCGTCACTAATCACCGCGTGTTCGCCGACCCGACTCCCCCGGACGTTGCGCTGGCGTTCTGTGAGGACGTCCGCAGTGCTCCGGCCGCAGTCATGACGTTGCCGGGACCTCGCCACTGGCAGATCTTCAGGCAGCTGTGCGAAGCAACGGGCGCTCGAGGCAACGTCGTTCCGGATGCCTATCTGGCGGCGCTTGCAATCGAGCACGGCGCGACGTGGATCAGCACCGACACCGGCTTCGCCAGGTTTCCCGGCCTGCGGTGGCGACGCCCGCTCGACTGA
- a CDS encoding thiamine pyrophosphate-binding protein, translated as MNTAELVGRTLVDLGATHVFGVVGSGNFHVTSAMVEAGARFVAARHEGGAACMADGFARMSDQLGVLSVHQGCGLTNAMTGIAEAAKSRTPLLVLAAEVSEPRSNFYVDQPALAAAVGAESRRIDRPETAVETVIEAAATALHGRRTVVLNLPLQVQSEPAAVPASTPQLPPAPLPVTASESDVRALAEAIDRAERPVFVAGRGARSNTARDALLELADDCGALVATSAVAKGLFTGSEWSLDVSGGFASPLAAELISQADLIVGWGCALNMWTMRHGRLIADDATVVQVDDTLDAIGAHRELSFGVLGDVAATAEATRGALASRGAGYRSDELRDRIASEVRWRDVEYADTQTGDRIDPRTLSIAIDDLLPAERIITVDSGNFMGYPSMFCAVPDEFGFCFTQAFQSVGLGLASAIGAALARPDRLPVAALGDGGALMGASELETVRRLGLPMVVVVYDDAAYGAEVHHFGPQGADLQTVRFPDTDLAQVARGYGFEAAVIRRPEDLSPLRDWLAGPQDVPFLIDAKVTSEHGSWWLEEAFRGH; from the coding sequence GTGAACACCGCCGAGCTCGTCGGCCGCACTCTCGTCGACCTCGGCGCGACGCACGTGTTCGGGGTCGTCGGCTCGGGAAACTTCCACGTCACGTCAGCGATGGTCGAGGCGGGCGCGCGGTTCGTCGCCGCGCGTCACGAGGGCGGCGCAGCGTGCATGGCCGACGGCTTCGCCCGAATGAGCGACCAGCTCGGCGTGCTGTCGGTGCACCAAGGGTGCGGGCTGACCAACGCCATGACCGGGATTGCCGAGGCGGCAAAGAGCCGTACGCCGTTGCTGGTGCTCGCGGCTGAGGTGAGCGAGCCACGCTCGAACTTTTATGTCGACCAGCCGGCGCTCGCGGCAGCCGTCGGCGCCGAGTCCAGGCGGATCGACCGCCCCGAGACCGCGGTCGAGACGGTGATCGAGGCGGCCGCGACGGCGCTGCACGGTCGGCGCACCGTCGTACTCAACCTTCCGTTGCAAGTCCAGTCCGAACCCGCCGCCGTGCCGGCGAGTACGCCGCAGCTGCCGCCGGCTCCGCTGCCGGTGACCGCATCGGAGTCCGACGTGCGGGCACTCGCGGAGGCGATCGACCGTGCCGAGCGACCGGTGTTCGTCGCGGGCCGCGGCGCGCGCAGCAACACGGCCCGCGATGCGCTGCTGGAGCTCGCTGACGACTGCGGCGCGCTCGTCGCTACCTCGGCGGTCGCCAAGGGCCTCTTCACCGGCAGTGAGTGGTCGCTGGATGTCTCCGGCGGGTTTGCCTCGCCGCTGGCCGCCGAGCTCATCAGCCAGGCCGACCTGATCGTCGGGTGGGGGTGCGCGCTCAACATGTGGACCATGCGCCACGGCCGGCTCATCGCCGACGACGCAACTGTGGTGCAGGTCGACGACACGCTCGATGCGATCGGAGCGCATCGCGAGCTGAGCTTCGGCGTACTCGGCGATGTCGCGGCGACCGCCGAGGCGACGCGTGGTGCTCTCGCGTCGCGCGGTGCCGGATACCGCAGCGACGAGCTCCGCGACCGGATTGCCAGCGAGGTCCGTTGGCGCGATGTCGAGTACGCCGACACCCAGACCGGTGATCGGATCGACCCGCGCACGCTCAGCATCGCGATCGACGACCTGCTGCCTGCAGAGCGCATCATCACCGTCGACTCGGGCAACTTCATGGGTTACCCCAGCATGTTTTGCGCGGTGCCGGACGAGTTCGGGTTCTGCTTCACCCAGGCGTTTCAGTCTGTCGGGCTCGGACTCGCCAGTGCCATCGGCGCGGCGCTCGCGAGACCGGACCGGCTGCCGGTCGCCGCGCTCGGGGACGGCGGTGCGCTCATGGGGGCGAGCGAGCTGGAGACGGTGCGCCGCCTTGGACTGCCGATGGTTGTTGTCGTGTACGACGACGCGGCGTACGGCGCCGAGGTCCACCACTTCGGACCGCAGGGAGCGGACCTGCAGACGGTGCGGTTCCCGGACACCGACCTGGCGCAGGTCGCGCGCGGCTACGGTTTCGAGGCCGCCGTCATACGCCGCCCCGAGGACCTGAGCCCGCTGCGTGACTGGCTTGCCGGGCCGCAGGACGTGCCGTTCCTCATCGATGCGAAGGTGACCAGCGAACACGGCTCGTGGTGGCTTGAGGAGGCCTTTCGCGGGCACTGA
- a CDS encoding HAD family hydrolase — MEWSDYRAVLFDLDGVITPTADVHMRAWERMFNEFLRARDPQSAPYTADDYFQYVDGKPRLDGVRSFLASREIVLPEGEPDDPPEADTVAGLGHRKNAFFTGVLRDEGVEAYPGSVALLDALADTDLVLGVVSSSRNAPAVLEAAGLADRFAFVVDGNVAVAQDLAGKPAPDTFEYGAQLAGTTPAASVVVEDAVSGVAAGRAGDFGLVVGVDRGAGAQNLIDNGADIAVADLKELI; from the coding sequence GTGGAGTGGTCCGACTACAGAGCAGTCCTATTCGACCTCGACGGCGTGATCACGCCGACCGCTGACGTGCACATGCGTGCGTGGGAGCGGATGTTCAACGAGTTCCTACGCGCCCGCGATCCCCAGAGCGCGCCGTACACCGCCGACGACTATTTCCAGTACGTCGACGGCAAGCCGCGCCTAGATGGAGTCCGCTCCTTCCTCGCTTCGCGCGAGATCGTCCTGCCCGAGGGCGAGCCCGATGATCCCCCCGAGGCCGACACCGTCGCCGGCCTTGGCCACCGCAAGAATGCCTTCTTTACCGGGGTTCTGCGCGACGAGGGTGTGGAGGCGTACCCTGGCTCGGTCGCGCTGCTGGATGCCCTCGCCGATACCGACCTCGTGCTCGGAGTGGTGTCATCCTCACGCAACGCCCCCGCCGTGCTTGAGGCCGCCGGGCTGGCCGACCGGTTCGCGTTCGTCGTCGATGGCAATGTCGCCGTGGCGCAGGACCTGGCCGGCAAACCCGCTCCGGACACCTTCGAGTACGGCGCACAGCTGGCCGGTACGACGCCTGCTGCGTCCGTCGTTGTCGAGGACGCGGTCAGCGGGGTCGCTGCCGGCCGCGCCGGGGACTTCGGGCTCGTTGTCGGGGTCGACCGTGGGGCGGGCGCGCAGAACCTGATCGACAACGGCGCCGACATCGCGGTCGCCGACCTCAAGGAGCTCATCTAG
- a CDS encoding DUF2191 domain-containing protein, producing the protein MRTTVNIDADLLRRAKELAARSDRSLGDVVDDALRVLLLRGETATPRAPVTLTQYGSGGLRPGVDLDNKDAMAELLDDDVTHAAR; encoded by the coding sequence ATGCGTACGACGGTCAACATCGACGCCGATCTCCTGCGTCGAGCCAAGGAGCTCGCTGCTCGATCCGACCGCTCGCTCGGCGACGTGGTCGATGACGCGTTGCGCGTGTTGCTGCTGCGCGGTGAGACGGCGACGCCGCGCGCACCGGTGACCTTGACGCAATACGGCAGCGGGGGGCTACGGCCGGGGGTCGACCTCGATAACAAGGACGCGATGGCCGAACTCCTCGATGACGACGTGACGCATGCTGCTCGCTGA
- the pheT gene encoding phenylalanine--tRNA ligase subunit beta, whose protein sequence is MRVPLSWLTELVPEVAAKTPQQIADLLDDLGIEVDEVGGMGPDDIDGLRVGEVMEIEELTEFKKPIRFAQVRFGDAPEDTRGIVCGATNFAVGDRVVAALPGAVLPGDFHISARKTYGKVSDGMICSAREMGLGDEHDGILVLPPDAPVGADAVDYLGLHQTVFVTEPTPDRGYQLSMRGIGREVAAGLRVDYTDPLDAAGEPEFADGFPVELQCPACDRFSTRIIRGFDPQAASPDWMQQRLSAAGMRPISLAVDVTNYVMLLTGQPLHAYDLDKLSGRIVVRMAREGESIVTLDDVRRPLTAGEDLLITDDAAIQGLAGVMGAEWAEISDTTSNILLEAAHFDPSTTSRTARRHGLITEAGKRFERGVDPLAGPAAIELSSRLLVEFGGGTPEPTSTVGEPALPQSHQVDVPAISALIGVEYADQTVTDSLRAVGAAVEGSAPTLTVTPPSWRPDFVEPNRFAEEVARIDGYDNIPSVLPQAQAGRGLTPPQRARRWASRALGYAGFVETPSMSFQDDADLDRMKIPADDQRRRTVALANPISAEQRTLRSTLLPGLLGAVRRNVSRGARDVAVFETGTVFFEKDEQRPSAPQIDVGIHPSDSELAALEAALPIERLHAAVALTGDVSPKTWFAGAEPASWRDAVEAARELAESVSADVVIEAGSHAPWHPGRCAVITLADGAVVGYAGELHPGVCDALEVPRRTAVAELNLGALIAAGQPVTGPPDVSPYPRAVQDLAVLADASVPAAALLATIRKAGGELLEDVEVFDVYTGQQVGEGKRSVAFALSLRAADRTLSHEETTAVRQAIIDALAAEHNAVLR, encoded by the coding sequence ATGCGAGTACCGCTGTCCTGGCTGACCGAGCTGGTCCCCGAGGTCGCGGCGAAGACCCCGCAGCAGATCGCCGACCTGCTCGACGATCTCGGCATCGAGGTCGACGAGGTCGGCGGCATGGGCCCGGACGACATCGACGGCCTGCGCGTCGGCGAAGTGATGGAGATCGAGGAGCTCACCGAGTTCAAGAAACCCATCCGCTTCGCCCAGGTGCGCTTCGGTGACGCGCCCGAAGACACCCGCGGCATCGTGTGCGGCGCGACGAACTTCGCAGTCGGTGACCGGGTCGTTGCCGCGCTGCCGGGCGCCGTACTGCCCGGCGACTTCCACATCTCGGCCCGCAAGACCTACGGCAAAGTCTCCGACGGCATGATCTGCTCGGCCCGCGAGATGGGCCTCGGCGACGAGCACGACGGCATTCTCGTGCTGCCACCAGATGCGCCGGTCGGCGCGGACGCCGTGGACTACCTCGGGCTGCACCAGACCGTGTTCGTCACCGAGCCGACGCCCGATCGCGGCTACCAGCTCTCGATGCGCGGCATCGGTCGCGAAGTCGCTGCCGGGCTTCGCGTCGACTACACCGACCCACTCGATGCGGCCGGCGAGCCGGAGTTCGCCGACGGCTTCCCGGTCGAGCTGCAATGTCCTGCGTGCGACCGGTTCTCGACCCGGATCATCCGCGGCTTCGACCCGCAGGCGGCGAGCCCGGACTGGATGCAGCAGCGGTTGAGCGCCGCCGGCATGCGCCCGATCAGTCTTGCCGTTGATGTCACGAACTACGTCATGCTGCTGACCGGTCAGCCGCTGCACGCCTACGACCTGGACAAGCTGTCCGGACGGATCGTCGTGAGGATGGCCCGCGAGGGCGAGAGCATCGTGACCCTCGACGACGTGCGTCGCCCACTGACCGCCGGTGAGGACCTGCTCATCACCGACGACGCCGCCATCCAGGGGCTCGCCGGTGTCATGGGTGCCGAATGGGCCGAGATCTCCGACACCACAAGCAACATCCTGCTCGAGGCGGCGCACTTCGACCCGAGCACCACCAGCCGCACCGCGCGCCGCCACGGGCTCATCACCGAGGCCGGCAAGCGGTTCGAGCGCGGTGTCGACCCGCTCGCCGGACCCGCGGCGATAGAGCTGTCGAGCCGCTTGCTGGTCGAGTTCGGGGGAGGAACCCCCGAGCCGACCTCAACCGTCGGCGAGCCTGCGCTGCCGCAGTCGCACCAGGTCGACGTACCGGCGATCAGCGCGCTCATCGGCGTCGAGTACGCCGACCAGACGGTGACCGACTCGCTGCGCGCGGTCGGCGCCGCCGTCGAGGGCAGCGCGCCCACGCTCACCGTCACCCCGCCGTCGTGGCGGCCGGACTTCGTCGAGCCCAACCGATTCGCCGAGGAGGTCGCGCGCATCGACGGTTACGACAACATCCCGTCAGTGCTGCCGCAGGCGCAGGCCGGCCGCGGGCTCACCCCGCCGCAGCGGGCCCGCCGCTGGGCTTCGCGCGCGCTCGGCTACGCCGGGTTCGTCGAGACCCCGTCCATGTCGTTCCAGGACGATGCGGATCTCGACCGGATGAAGATCCCGGCCGACGACCAGCGCCGCCGCACCGTCGCGCTGGCCAACCCGATCTCAGCTGAGCAGCGCACCCTTCGCAGCACGCTGCTACCCGGACTGCTGGGTGCCGTACGCCGCAATGTCAGCCGCGGCGCCCGCGATGTCGCGGTCTTCGAGACCGGCACGGTCTTCTTCGAGAAGGACGAGCAGCGCCCGTCGGCTCCGCAGATCGATGTCGGTATCCACCCCAGCGACTCCGAGCTCGCGGCGCTCGAGGCGGCGCTGCCGATCGAGCGGCTGCACGCGGCCGTCGCGCTCACCGGGGACGTCTCACCGAAGACGTGGTTCGCCGGTGCCGAACCGGCGTCGTGGCGCGATGCCGTCGAGGCAGCCCGCGAGCTCGCCGAGTCGGTGAGCGCCGACGTGGTCATCGAAGCCGGCAGCCACGCACCGTGGCACCCGGGGCGCTGCGCGGTCATCACGCTCGCTGATGGCGCGGTCGTCGGGTACGCCGGCGAGCTGCACCCGGGGGTGTGCGATGCGCTGGAGGTGCCGCGCCGTACGGCGGTCGCCGAGCTCAACCTCGGGGCCCTGATCGCCGCCGGCCAGCCGGTCACCGGACCGCCGGACGTCTCGCCCTACCCGCGCGCTGTGCAGGACCTCGCCGTACTCGCCGACGCCTCCGTGCCTGCAGCCGCGCTGCTCGCGACGATCCGCAAGGCCGGGGGAGAGCTGCTGGAGGACGTCGAGGTCTTCGACGTCTACACCGGTCAGCAGGTCGGCGAAGGCAAACGCAGCGTCGCGTTCGCGCTATCGCTGCGCGCTGCGGACCGCACGCTTTCGCACGAGGAGACGACCGCGGTCCGCCAGGCGATCATCGACGCGCTGGCCGCCGAGCACAACGCCGTACTCCGCTAG
- a CDS encoding glycoside hydrolase family 65 protein, producing MTNQTEAPPVAPSDPIDRCRFPVDPWALREVSYSADDLGTTESLFAVGNGYLGMRGNPEEGRDAHYHGTFINGFHETWRIRHAEEAFGFARTGQTIVNVPDAKVMKLYVDDEPLLLSTADLQEYDRTLDFRTGVLTRELLWRTPAGKLVKVTSRRMISFTQRHLALLSLEVELLNGDAPIVVSSQILNRQDGKDEYHVKSAAMGEGFDPRRASRFDSRVLEPVMNWHSERRMILGYRAINSGMTLAVGADHQIITDNDYEELNSTEDDLGRKVYRIQAKAGQKITILKSVAYHTSRGVPVRELVDRVRRTLDRVRDEGHEHYVREQQEWLGDFWARSDVEVADHPEIEQAVRWNIFQLAQASARADTLGVSAKGVTGSGYEGHYFWDTEIYVMPFLTYTSPDFARNLIRARHNMLPAARERARELAQRGALFPWRTINGEEASAYYAAGTAQYHIDADVAHAMSKYVDATGDTDLMAREGADIFVETARMWMDLGFWRTNGDQTFHIHSVTGPDEYTTVVNNNLFTNVMARYNLRRAAETVELLKAEDPDGYRRLQARLHITDDEPAEWRRAADGMTIPYDEGLGIHPQDEHFLDREVWNLAVTPPERKPLLLHYHPLVIYRFQVLKQADVVLALFLQGDHFSLDEKRADFEYYDPITTGDSTLSAVVQSIIAAEVGYHEMAMDYFLKALFVDLADLHGNTVDGVHVASAGGVWCALVNGFGGMRDYNGTITFDPRLPKSWPSLTFRITLRGTRLKVHLTADAIEFDAETGDEATVSVRGEEVTVRRGSPVSVPLDGQGPRIDGLLGTSPIIGGRRSDGSLITAGVPDFDLDQASQPGA from the coding sequence GTGACCAACCAGACCGAGGCACCGCCGGTCGCACCCAGCGACCCGATAGATCGGTGCCGCTTCCCGGTCGACCCGTGGGCGCTGCGCGAAGTCAGCTACTCGGCCGACGACCTCGGCACCACCGAGTCGCTCTTTGCCGTCGGCAACGGCTACCTCGGCATGCGCGGCAACCCTGAAGAGGGCCGCGACGCGCACTACCACGGCACGTTCATCAACGGCTTCCACGAGACGTGGCGCATCCGGCACGCCGAGGAGGCGTTTGGCTTCGCGCGCACCGGACAGACGATCGTCAACGTCCCGGATGCCAAGGTGATGAAGCTGTACGTCGACGACGAGCCGCTGCTGCTGTCGACCGCCGACCTGCAGGAGTACGACCGCACGCTGGACTTCCGCACCGGCGTACTCACCCGAGAGCTGCTCTGGCGTACGCCGGCCGGCAAGCTCGTGAAGGTCACTTCGCGGCGCATGATCTCCTTTACCCAGCGCCATCTTGCGCTGTTGAGCCTCGAGGTCGAGCTGCTCAACGGTGACGCGCCGATCGTGGTGTCCTCGCAGATCCTCAACCGCCAGGACGGCAAGGACGAGTACCACGTGAAGTCCGCCGCGATGGGCGAAGGGTTTGACCCTCGTCGGGCAAGCCGGTTTGACTCGCGCGTGCTCGAGCCGGTGATGAACTGGCACAGCGAGCGGCGGATGATCCTCGGCTACCGCGCGATCAACTCCGGGATGACCCTGGCGGTCGGCGCGGACCATCAGATCATCACCGACAACGACTACGAAGAGCTCAACTCGACCGAAGATGACCTGGGGCGCAAGGTATATCGCATCCAGGCCAAGGCGGGTCAGAAGATCACGATCCTGAAGTCGGTCGCCTACCACACCTCGCGCGGCGTGCCGGTGCGCGAGCTCGTCGACCGTGTGCGCCGTACCCTCGACCGCGTCCGCGACGAGGGCCACGAGCACTACGTCCGCGAGCAGCAGGAGTGGCTGGGCGACTTCTGGGCACGCTCGGACGTCGAGGTTGCCGATCACCCCGAGATCGAGCAGGCCGTGCGCTGGAACATCTTCCAGCTCGCGCAGGCCAGCGCTCGAGCCGACACGCTCGGCGTCTCGGCGAAGGGCGTCACGGGGTCGGGCTATGAGGGTCACTATTTCTGGGACACCGAGATCTATGTGATGCCGTTTTTGACCTATACCTCGCCGGACTTCGCGCGCAACCTGATCCGGGCGCGGCATAACATGCTGCCGGCGGCGCGCGAGCGGGCGCGCGAGCTCGCGCAGCGCGGGGCGCTGTTCCCCTGGCGCACGATCAATGGTGAAGAGGCGTCGGCGTACTACGCGGCAGGTACGGCGCAGTACCACATCGACGCCGACGTGGCCCACGCGATGAGCAAGTACGTCGATGCGACCGGCGATACCGACCTGATGGCACGCGAGGGCGCGGACATTTTCGTCGAGACGGCACGCATGTGGATGGATCTCGGGTTCTGGCGCACCAATGGTGACCAGACTTTCCACATCCACTCGGTCACCGGACCCGACGAGTACACGACGGTCGTCAACAACAACCTCTTCACCAACGTCATGGCGCGCTACAACCTGCGGCGCGCGGCCGAGACGGTGGAGCTGCTGAAGGCCGAGGACCCGGACGGGTATCGCCGACTGCAGGCGCGACTGCACATCACCGACGATGAGCCGGCCGAGTGGCGCCGCGCCGCGGACGGCATGACGATCCCGTACGACGAGGGACTGGGCATCCACCCGCAGGACGAGCACTTCCTGGACCGCGAGGTCTGGAACCTGGCCGTCACCCCGCCGGAGCGCAAGCCGCTGCTGCTGCACTACCACCCGCTGGTGATCTACCGCTTTCAGGTGCTCAAGCAGGCCGACGTCGTACTCGCGCTCTTCCTACAGGGCGATCACTTCAGCCTCGATGAGAAGCGGGCCGACTTCGAGTACTACGACCCGATCACCACCGGCGACTCGACGTTGTCAGCGGTCGTGCAGTCGATCATCGCCGCGGAAGTCGGCTATCACGAGATGGCGATGGACTACTTCCTCAAGGCACTGTTCGTCGACCTCGCTGATCTGCACGGCAACACGGTGGACGGCGTACACGTCGCCTCGGCCGGTGGCGTGTGGTGTGCGCTCGTCAACGGGTTCGGCGGGATGCGCGACTACAACGGCACGATCACCTTCGACCCGCGGCTGCCGAAGTCGTGGCCGTCGCTGACGTTTCGCATCACCTTGCGTGGCACGCGACTGAAGGTGCACCTGACGGCGGACGCGATCGAGTTCGACGCCGAGACCGGCGATGAGGCGACGGTGTCCGTGCGCGGCGAAGAGGTGACGGTACGGCGGGGGAGCCCGGTATCGGTGCCGCTGGATGGCCAGGGCCCGCGCATCGACGGGCTGCTGGGCACCTCGCCGATCATCGGCGGCCGCCGCTCCGACGGCTCGCTCATCACTGCCGGCGTACCCGACTTCGACCTCGATCAGGCCTCTCAGCCCGGCGCCTAA